The genome window AGAAATTTTCAAGAAACAGAATAAAcactatatttttttattgattacACACTGTGTTTTGTAAGTTGACAAGCacttttaatactttttattgATGTAATATTTGCAAAACCCACTGACaaaccaacccagtctcaccccatgtcgtcaatatttgacgacacttgaccattcgtcaatatgtgacgcggagggtatacctttcgcgtcattttttgacgaactggggacttcaatactattacgtccgttgcattctcttctcctgttttcttgccattttcgcgtcggtttagggttggatttacataatgacatccctacccaaacctaactctaaccccaacgccaggtgacaactgtttctaaccccaacgccaggtgacaactgtttaatttcgcgtacactgtttaatttcgcgtacactgtttaattttgcgtaatctaaccctaaaccgacgcgaaaatggtaagaaataggagaagagaatgcaacggacgtaatagtattgaagtccccagttcgtcaaaaaatgacgcgaaaggtataccctccgcgtcacatattgacgaatggtcaagtgtcgtcaaatattgacgacatggggtgagactgtgttagacAAACATAAAGAGTGACCAATAAGAATGagttatgacaaaaaaaaaatgaaatcacAAAATATGGAGATACAAGGATTTGGAAAGACAGCGAcgatatgtactctggggacaccaaagatttatttgacatcttaaaaagtcttgtgaaatgtctcctttaaaggaggggtgcgtgatttttaaaaaaatattttggaaaagggagtcgggatGACTcctaaaacacacttgtagccaatcagcagtaaggggtgtgtctacttcgcgacatcgttgcctgggttgcgtgtgtggggcgggtctatcaaaagaaggccCAGAttatattggggtaggggcgtgtttgtttaggtgatttcaaatgccAACATTGGCTTTCCGAGattgtgcaccccgcctttaacattACCAGTTTTATAAAATTAGATGTGTGAAATAAAGTTTCTTATATTGTTAAATGACCATTTGTAGAACAGGAAATGTTTAGTTAATCTAACAATGATAGATTGCTGGAGCAAGATGTTTTACGTTCAGTGAATGAAAAATTTTAATTGCCTGTTCCGCAATTTTAAGtagatttaacttaaaattacttattggtttaacttaaaggggtcatattatgagatttttttaagatgtaaaataagtctttggtttccccagagtgcatatgtgaagttttggttcaaaatactccacagataatttagcatagcatgttaaaattcccaTTTTGTAGGtcagagcaaaaatgtgccgttttgggtgtgtcctctaaaatgcaaatgagctgatgaaatgcaaacactgatctggtggtggtttgttgcatttggaactcaattgtgctgtcaattatattttttctctctctttctttctgcactaaatggcagtgtcgtggttggatagggcagattaaggggcagtattattgtaattcgccttgttacctacctcacaaaactggcgaaatctgaacgacctaatttttcacatgcttgcaaaaaatgtcttacccaaacaaagttactgggttgttctttttcatattttcaacgtttatagaagcactggggacattattatagcacttaaacatggaaaaagttcgattatcacgctatgacccctttaaaattacttgtttgttaaacaaatattttaggGCAGCGAGTCCCCCTgtgttttttaagttgaatcaacATGTCTGTGCTTACAGTGAACTTGTAGTGAATGCaaaattaataatataaaaaaatatataaagtaaaAGAGGAATAAGAAAGGAGATAAGAAAATGTAGCAGCAATAGTCTGACTCATCCTTTGCAaataatatgtacctttaataTGTCCAATattgctgtctgtctgtctgtctgtctatctatttgaCTGTTTTATTTATCTGTCAAACATATATCACTATCATCTATCACTGACATATAAAAAGATGTTATTATGCTGTAAAGAATGTAATAGAGGAATGTATGACAAAAGAAATAACTCTTGCTATAATTCTTAGATATCACTTGGCTCtcaagacatttcctggaaatATGGTATAAATGATTTACCAATGGACAAAAATAGAACTTGCAGCTGACATTTTGCACCTTACatgaaaagattttttaaatgtatatctTATCTCTTGGCTTTATCAAAGATAGGGACGGTTTCCCAGatagggcttatcctagtcccagactaaatgGATATTTAatctgccttaatttaaaaacatttgcactaacatatcttattatattgttttgtgtcaagatgcacaccagtaatatTTTGTAAGATATGTTTGGAAATGTCCTAATAGACCAATGTCTCGGATTAATCTAAACATTGTCTGGAAAACTGCCACATACACTCTACATTCTGCTGGGTTAtatttaacccaatgctgggtaaacaGTGGACAGAACAGATGTTgggttaataaataaacctatgctgggttgtttcaatgcaatgctgggttgtttcaactcatggttgggttaacaacaaccaagcatttatttataacccaacatgtgttttgcgcaatatttacccagcattgggttaaaaataacccagcagaatgtAGAGTGTAGTAGGCAGACTATATGTGcattaaatgtatataatgtactgtatgatatttgtgttgactctctctctctcttctcagTTAGATTCTGGTATTGAAATGTTTTCTAGGTCACAGAAGCTGTGCGTGTTAATTTGTTCTTTTGCTCAGAGGGGAAATTGTCATTCTCACCGCTAAATGGGTCATGGTAAAGAAGAGGTTTAGCTAATCCTGACATTGCATAACAAACAAATTCCGCAGTAAACACATTTGGTGGCATAAGATAAGGTGtgaaatgatgtcatcaaaTTGTAATGTAGTCAAAAAAATGAATAAGATTAAGTAAATAGGCCTATCACAAACAGCTAGACTACACATAAATGCAAACATGACACACTCTTAAAATATGCTGGGTTactttcaacccagcgttgggtcaaaaagggacgaacacAGCCGTTGGGTCAAATCAGGGGTGTGCAAACTCAGTCCTGGAGGGgcagtgtcctgcagagtttagcttcaaccctaatcaaacacacctgaagcaacTAATTAAggtcttaaaggattagtccactttcgctagataagacccttatgcctcgtttgggattgtttatagtcccttgaaactccgctgaaaaaaaactgccaagtgttgagttaagtattaaatgttgggctctattaaagtcaatcaaaatgagaaaaatcctgcaatgttttcctcaaaaaacacaacttcctctggactgaacaaagaaagacatcaacattttggatgacatggtggtgagtaaattatctggatttttcttttaagaaaattgaatattcctttaatgcacCCCAGGGTTAAATTAAgtcagaaaatgtttttatttgatccAACAGTAACTTAAAACACCCAGAATTTTGGGTTGAATAACCCGGCATTTAAGTTtgaacaacccagcataggttaaattacaaccaagTGGGTTGGGTTcatccatttttgacccaatgatTCTTTAGAGTGCATGCataatatttttcatgttaGACATCAAAGAGACAAGAATTGAAAACACTTTTTGTCACAAGCACCATGATGACAACACTGATTTACGCCCTAATTTCTTAATCCCCTATGCAGTCCATAAAAATTACAAAGCAGTAAGGCAAATGTGACATTCAAAGCTCttctaaaataaacatgcaGGACTTCTTACTCATGTGATTGCTTAAGAATAGAAAGCATCTTAGATCACTCTGCACATGCGGTTAAAACCTGCTTTGTAAGCAATATAAAATTTCTGCTTGTATTGGCTTCCTGTCCCCTTTTCACATGTTGCTGTCCCCATTTTTGACCCCGAATCTTGATTTGCTCTAAGATATGGGTATATCTCGCTTATATATAAAGCCCTGCGGTATCGAAGCAAACATCTTTGACTGACTGATACAACTCTCATAATGTCTGTAGTCACAGTTGCTCTCATCAGCAGCCTGCTTCTATGCTTGTTTCCTCAAACTCCAGCAGCTTGTAAGTCCAGCATGCATACTAACACTTTATAAGCTttgtatttgttgttgttgatttgttcaattattttaattatttatttaacatactGTATAGAGGCAATATATGACTCAGTctgtaaaaaacacaactaGTTATTTTTTGTGAATAAGGTTTttggtcacgtcaaagattgaaatcaaattttGATGGTTATAACCGCAtgattagattatgagacttaagTCTGAATTTCAGATATGAAGTCATTTTCTGTTTGATGTATCTGTTGCTGTGCGTGTTTTGTGTCATATCAGACGGGCCGATGAACTATGCCTGTTGTGTGAAATACACTCGAGAGCCTTTGCCCTTCAGTTGGATCAAAGGCTACATCGAGCAGAGCTCCCGTGAGGTGTGTCGTATGGATGCCATTATGTGAGTACTGTAACCAGGTGACCACAGAAATGAGTCAGGGTTCACCCACCTACCCACAACAAAGTGGTTACACCAGCATAAGCAATGCATTTAAATATGTGGCACATACTGTAACTGTCACGAAACCCACGGCATTATAACAGGGCACTATTATTACAGCATTATTACATTTGCCTTTAATCTTAAAGAATAACATATAACAATAAGCAGCcttttgacaaaaataataCTGGATGGTTGTTGAATTTAAAGTTTGATCCAGAAAATATATGTAGTGCAACAAGTGCATTTGAGATATATGTAATTGATGtcataatcttttttttaagtttctttaCCAAGCACAAGAAGAAGGTGTGTGCGAGCATTAATGACAATTGGGTAAAAGAAATTCTTTATCGTCTAAGGTAAGAAATGGGTGCCCTGGGTGTTTCGTAACCTTAAAAAGAAGTCTCATGTAACATTTATATCTCAAATTAGTGACAAATGTACTTGCTCTttcatgttgatcatataacatttaatgacttaaatttgtattttttacagctcaaaaatgaataaaaagacaCGTACTAGACATCAGCACCTCACCACTGCCAAAATGGACAGCAGCCCATAGTTTCTGCGGATAGTTGTGGTTTTATTTGAGTGCAGAATGCAGATTACATTCATTTCAGATCTGCATCTGTCATCATTTGTTCATGATTTCTAATCTGACAAAATATTAACTGTATACTGTCTTCTGTGtgaatctttattttttattctttatgtTTTATGTATGATTATAAAGTCTGAGatgtttgtcattgtttgtaaacaatgctgAAATAAACATAGCATTAAAGTCACTCCGTGAATGTCTCTAAATCACTAATAAATAATGCGTTCAAACCTACATAGCTATTACTAAAGACAATACTAATCACTCTTGTTTAGAATAACACATAGGCCTATCTATAAAGGGATCTGCTTTTTCTACATCAGAGATTATGTCCAAATTGGCAAGGTTTTTGTTATTCTCCATTTTTGGAGCTCTGGGTACAGGTGTCCCAATGTTAATATCATTCATCATCTGAAAGATAGAAACATCCAtatctattttttttcttacaaccATCAGGCAAAATAGTTAACTGCAGTTGAATTAGTTAGTCACTATAAAACAAACCGCCATTAACGCTTctgtataaatgtaagtataatttttcaatgtaatgtttttttattaaaaacctgaaGATACTCCGCAAATTTTATAAAGTTGTTGTGATGGGTGTTTACATTGTCAAATATTGCTCTTTGCTGCTCAGGAGAGGATTTATCCCGAAAGAAGTCAAGTGTTGTATTGCTGTCCCagagtttatggttaaaaagaTTAGAAGTTAAAAAGAtcataagaaaaataaagattattttgCTGTGTTACAAAAAATGCAAAACCAATCACTCATCACTAAATGTTGGACAGTGCTGCCACCTAGAGCGAACATACTCAAATTACATGTGATTAATttgacattaaagggatagttcacccaaaaatgtcaaTTCTGTcttaatttactcatcctcatttTGTTCTAGGCctgtatgaattatttttttctgatgaacacaaaagaaatgatGAAAAGCACACAGAATTCAATGGGAACCGTCAACTCTGTGCTTACcatattttatcaaaatatcgtcatcatcatttatcacaatacttccatagtatttgtttattcTACTATGGAAACCAATGGTTTCCACCAGCTGTGAGCTTATCCTCATTTACTAAAATGTCCTCTTTAGagaaaagaaattcatacaggtctaAAACAACATGGGGGCAGAtgtggacactacttgagtattttaattacatattccaagcatctgtgctttatcagagtgtttgtcttggggaaaaatgtactttactaaaaaaaattcactacattctaaagcatagaatcatactgtatATTCCTTTTATAATACATATTAAacttgatttaatacctaaatacataaaaattgcacttttacttttctttagtAAAAGTAccaaagtactttttacttaagtaaaagtaaaataaatccGCCTCtgcatgggggtgagtaaataatgacacatttttttatttttgggtgaactgtccctttaaagaatgTTCTCTGTATTTGTAGCATGCATTAGTCATTTACTTATAAATCACTGTAATCAagacaataaaattaaaaaaacttaaacTGATGTCTAAGGTTCAAAAAGTCTTTAGTGTCCATTGCGGATAttgttgctttaaagggatagttcactttaaaatgaaaattctgtcaccatttacttatgaatttattttttctgttcaacacaaaagaagatattttaagaaatgatggtaaacacacagtagtaagtgaccattgactttcatagtaggaacaaaatattttggaagtattgtgataaatgatgaaaaaaatattttgataaatgatggtaagcacacagctgatggtacccattaaatttcatcatattttttattcctactatggaagtctatggtcacttactgctgtgtgtttaccatcatttcttaaaatatattcttttgtattcatcagaaaaaagaaattcatacaggttaagaacaacatgaggatgagtaagtgatgacagaattttcattttaaagtgaactatccctttaactccaCAAAGTTACTCCAGTTATGTCTATAtcctgaaaaaaatatgtttgattTATTATTCATGTAAATCAACTTTGACAAATCATACCACAGACAGGATGAACATAATTGATTACAAAACCAAAGACAAGTGGCTTATATTGATATTACAGATGTTTTAAGCTCTGATGCTCATACCATTAAACTGGCCTGTTCATTTCTAGATCGCTTGCCCTGCTGGAAAATGCTTTTACAAAACCTCAGATTTATGTAACTTTGATGGTAGCTATGTTTGGTTGTctataaaaacaacattatcaACTGTAGATTAGTAAACATTTACACGCCAGACTGCAATAAATCAATGCTTTCACTAAGTTTGAAACATTAAGGGGTGTTAAAACGTCTGAAAAATACATAACGTTACGTCATAGATAATGTACATTAGCCTAAAGCTATTTTTATACGTTTAGACTAAAAGCATATGTGATAACCCagctgttttaaacattttaaaatacaaaacagaTTAAACAAATGCAGGTTCATACAGCAGATTTAGGCTTATTCTTAGTCATTATATTGTTTGTATTGACTGACCGTTCACAGACTCCTCAGGGGAAGCTCGAGGAGGCACTCTCCTCAGTTCAGGAGACAGAAATGACCCCATTATCCACAATGTATGATAGAtttgtttataaatgtttatcGTTCAGTTTTACTGTTTGTCTGACACGATAAAATGTTAATTCACGAAGCACAACAGTGTATACATCTGAAGGAGTACGACTCCACGCAAATGGAAAACGTTTGATAGACGTCTCGTGAAGCGTTGCGCAGCAAcgatcggcgtatgacatcaaagcaccgcaatcgctctcgcggtactttgatgtcattcgccgatcggtctgcgcagcaccTGCAACTTCTGATTTCACTCGTGATGGTGAGGATGTGCAATGTGTAAACGAATAAATGAACCCATAGTTGAATTAAGGCTTTAACACCTAAATAGATGTtcgattctcgcgaaattagacttatgaggtgtcatgaaacattttgataaaaaagtaaatgcaaagtagcctatagtatcaaaataagaagcatatacaaacatctcttcaggtactatttgcacatgatttcaaataacATCATACacaccaattttgttgttttttccacatttaaggggaaaaatttcattaccgcaatgtgtccatgactggatttgggttctttgacatggaaatatttatcattaaaaataaataaataaataaaaagcttcagtgcattttatactataaacatttacagtaaataaaaatgtggtatttggtgatcattgttaaatgtagagacaataataagtaatataaatgtgtccaagaaaaattttctcatcctccgcaacaattttcaaccATTGtctaagccctcaaggaactaacattttcaaaaaaaagttgaaaggGGCATAATtgtgactgtgacactcaatatggctaccaggtaagcagttcttattttttctctccagataaaagttgaaagtttgtttgtcatagtacctagacaacttgttagttctcattaccgaaaaaTGAGATTGTAAATGCAtctatttaatgtaatatcatgatgaggtaatgataatttttttataattataatctaaaaaatgtaaataattatattttttaaatcctctaaaaataagtttagaccttaatcttatatgtgcaaaaaaattggctttttaaaaaatctgatactggacaccttctaagtctggatttcgtgggAACCCAGATGCATTACTTTGAGAATTAGCTAATCGTCTATATTTAACCCAGAATGTTATTTCCGATTTGCATAATCATACGTTGTAACAGACAGGAACAAATAATTAGTGGCTTTCATTATTTAGTAAATTATGATTCAATTATGATGTGGAAAACAAAATATGTTCAGATCTCGGAGTCTTATGCTCTTCATCtctattttattatataaaaatattttatattgcatCAATCCAAATTGCTTattgtaatttttaaattaaattacacCATTGACTTACTTCTTTAGCGTCTGAGTTCCTGGATCTTCCTTCCTTCCACCCAGCTCTCCCTCCAGCTCCTGCATCTTGGACCCTTGTCAATGTAGAAACTGTGTGCAAAGACAGGTAGTATGATTTGTGAATAACAAAAAATAGGGTGGAGAAAATAAATAGTGTTTGACAGTAAGTAGGCCCTACTTACATGACTGCTCTGAAATAAGAAAGATTTTGTAGATGCAGTTTAAATTCTGTTATAGCCAGGTGATGTGATTTCCTTGCTGGAGACGGATGTGCTGCACTTAGACCTggtaatgaatgaatgattgACAGTTGCCTATTTATTACAAATTCAGATATCACACAACTACATactaaatgcaaaataaatactTACTTGTTTCTGCTGTCATTATTGACATCATGGTAACAATTGCAGCAATGCTCCACAATCATCCTTTTGGTTTCTGAATCCTTGTGTCTGCCGCAAATGCAAAGAGATCTCTCCAATATCTCTCTTTATGTACTGTGTCATATTTCCTGAGATACagacatatttttattaaatgttctCATAAATGAGTTTTTGTGAAACatattaaaggtagggtaacagatttgatcctgaaacattttttgttatgctggttaaaagtctcctcacatcctgatagcaatcactgtgttaagttgtttaaatgtatttctagAAATGTATgttatctgtgaaaggcgtaggaccaaaaaatgttcaacaaatcatagatttcggtccgaacaggcatttccatttttgtccctcatacgcaGTGGCGGTCCTGGCTAGATTTACGCCCTGGGCGAACCATCCCTTGGCCGCCCCCAGAAAAAATAATTACCCCCAAACCCCGCCACCTTcatgtattattttgttatatataatcttaaatacaaaaaggtagcaagaacagagaaaaacatgtaatacagtataaacacccactcatgcacacgcacacacacacacacacacacacacacacacacacacacacacacacacacacacacacacacacacacacagagatgctGCTGTGGAAGTATCTGACTCCTCATTTTGGCCAGTGGGTGCTCTAGCTCTAAAATATTTCAGAAATGCccctgaatttacaattaagataCATTTATGTAAGTAAGATACACTTGTTTCACACATGCATCAGTTACTCAATTAAAATGaccataacacacattttattagtatttgttaacatcctaTATAAACTAAGCATACactacaatttatttaaaaagctatatcactgtagcttacaaaatgccatgtcaATGTATATTAGAAGTTATTTAAGTTGACACATATAgcgtaaaacaataaaaaatttcacagtcaggaggtctgtgtgaatttgCACTTTTTGTGTTGCACACACCAACTAGACTGTGTTGCCTATAGAGTGAATTTAGTTGCATGGCATGATGCCTCAATTCTAATAGTTGCTAGTTCAGCAAAACTAAAACCAAATACAGTCGTATTCTGTGGCTAATAGCAACATATTAGCAAGAGTGCGAGGCTAATATAAATAGCCTATTTCCTACTGTCACTCACGTCGTCACTCATATAAATCGGCATACCTTTATCTTTTGCCCGtttctcctcatcttctttTCCTGAACCGGGCAACTGAGATGGCTACTTTGGTCTTTTAATTTGATCCATGGATGATGGATGACTCGACATCATTAACTTTCCTTACATTTTGCCAACAACAATAACGTCCGTTTTACC of Misgurnus anguillicaudatus chromosome 2, ASM2758022v2, whole genome shotgun sequence contains these proteins:
- the ccl20l gene encoding C-C motif chemokine 20, with product MSVVTVALISSLLLCLFPQTPAAYGPMNYACCVKYTREPLPFSWIKGYIEQSSREVCRMDAIIFFTKHKKKVCASINDNWVKEILYRLSSKMNKKTRTRHQHLTTAKMDSSP